The proteins below are encoded in one region of Candidatus Saccharimonadales bacterium:
- the trpS gene encoding tryptophan--tRNA ligase, translating into MSKPVILTGLRANNDLHIGNYLGAMLPMVDMAKTHAGEYQLNFFVPDLHSFTTPIDHSQLYTQTINNLRMYVAAGLPLDQPDIYIYRQSFIPAHSELTWILDCFTGFGEMRRMEQFESKAGLTRSSGAEIYLYAKRRGGKYVLDTDDIHKLFEQYKHDVESFKRLLSRHHLNNRKLRNITTGLFNYPVLMAADILLYGATYVPVGDDQTQHLEFTRDIAERMNNKFGELFQLPLPVQQQHEFFGKDQGLRIRDLMDPTKKMSKSDATGKGVVFLQDTPESVRKKIMSATTDSLGAVAYDYATQPGISNLLDILKLLGGDPAEFIGQPQYGPLKTRVAEMTAEFITDFQAKLAAVDESALIAKLEASEVAMDRVAKEKLSQVQRALGLRSA; encoded by the coding sequence ATGAGTAAACCCGTAATTCTAACCGGCTTGAGAGCCAACAACGATCTCCATATCGGTAACTACCTAGGGGCAATGCTGCCAATGGTCGATATGGCGAAGACCCATGCTGGTGAATACCAGCTTAACTTCTTCGTGCCTGACCTGCACAGCTTCACTACGCCGATCGACCACTCGCAACTGTATACGCAGACGATAAACAACCTGCGCATGTATGTGGCTGCCGGTCTGCCTCTCGATCAACCCGATATATACATCTACCGCCAGAGTTTCATTCCCGCCCACTCTGAGCTGACGTGGATACTTGATTGCTTTACTGGCTTTGGTGAGATGCGTAGGATGGAGCAGTTTGAGTCAAAGGCTGGTCTCACGAGAAGTTCTGGAGCAGAGATCTATCTATATGCAAAAAGAAGGGGAGGGAAATACGTTCTGGATACAGATGATATCCACAAGCTTTTTGAGCAGTATAAGCACGATGTAGAATCATTTAAACGATTACTCAGTCGACACCATCTTAACAATAGAAAGCTTCGCAACATTACTACTGGTTTATTCAACTACCCAGTCTTAATGGCGGCCGACATCCTACTCTATGGAGCTACCTACGTCCCAGTCGGGGATGATCAAACCCAGCACCTTGAGTTTACGCGCGATATCGCAGAGCGGATGAATAATAAATTCGGCGAGCTATTCCAGCTGCCTCTACCGGTACAGCAGCAGCATGAGTTTTTCGGTAAGGATCAAGGATTACGGATTCGTGACTTGATGGACCCGACTAAGAAGATGAGCAAGAGCGATGCGACCGGTAAGGGGGTCGTTTTCCTTCAAGACACCCCAGAATCTGTGCGGAAGAAGATTATGAGTGCGACTACCGATAGTCTTGGGGCAGTAGCTTACGATTATGCGACTCAACCCGGGATCAGTAATCTGCTCGATATTCTAAAGTTACTGGGGGGAGACCCAGCTGAGTTTATCGGCCAGCCCCAGTACGGACCACTTAAGACGCGGGTAGCTGAGATGACGGCTGAGTTTATCACTGACTTTCAGGCTAAGTTAGCTGCTGTCGATGAGTCCGCCCTCATTGCCAAGCTTGAAGCGAGTGAGGTGGCTATGGATAGAGTAGCTAAGGAGAAGCTGAGCCAAGTACAACGAGCTCTCGGTCTCCGCTCGGCTTAG
- a CDS encoding DNA recombination protein RmuC — protein MNQEVVLILIVLLGFGALFLGLRGVMQKLLLQLHEKNEAQRSQSREETDSSVRGLLDDNRKQLDLMIGQLKEQLKSSQTEVRALKEQNAGIRQHLQQSTELTEKLRVSTEGLQSLLSNNRLRGEWGEQVAEDLLLAAGFVEGHNYQKQSTTAEGRPDFTVLLPDGFKVNIDAKFPFDDLVRYQEAENDSQRAKALKAFETSVKTKVKEVTSKDYIDPSNQTVDFVVMFIPNEMIFSFIYEKVPGIVSYASDRKVMLTGPFGFTALLRLVLQAHKNFHYEKELQEIVGLIEQFQRQYEMFGESLSKVGRSLDTAQKAFHDTEGLRQRQLTRVVDKITEQTSDAKLLPEKGSDE, from the coding sequence ATGAATCAGGAAGTTGTGCTCATACTAATCGTGCTACTGGGCTTCGGAGCGCTATTTCTAGGCCTCCGTGGGGTGATGCAGAAGCTACTGCTACAACTGCACGAGAAGAATGAAGCTCAGCGGTCGCAGTCCCGCGAAGAAACCGATAGTAGTGTACGAGGACTGCTGGACGATAACCGTAAACAGCTCGATCTGATGATCGGCCAGCTTAAGGAACAACTGAAGTCCTCCCAGACCGAGGTACGGGCACTCAAAGAGCAGAATGCCGGCATCCGACAACACTTGCAGCAGTCGACCGAGCTGACCGAGAAGCTGCGAGTTTCGACCGAAGGGTTACAGAGTCTGCTCTCAAACAACCGTCTGCGGGGGGAGTGGGGCGAGCAGGTGGCGGAGGACCTCTTGCTGGCGGCCGGGTTTGTTGAGGGACATAACTACCAGAAGCAGTCGACGACTGCCGAGGGTCGACCCGACTTTACCGTTCTGCTACCGGACGGCTTTAAGGTTAATATCGATGCTAAGTTCCCCTTCGACGACCTAGTCCGCTATCAGGAGGCGGAGAATGATAGCCAGCGGGCTAAGGCGCTTAAGGCGTTTGAGACTTCGGTAAAGACCAAGGTGAAAGAGGTGACCTCAAAGGACTACATCGACCCCTCTAACCAGACGGTTGATTTCGTGGTGATGTTTATTCCCAACGAGATGATCTTCAGCTTTATCTATGAGAAGGTGCCAGGCATCGTCAGCTACGCTAGCGACCGCAAGGTGATGCTGACAGGTCCTTTCGGCTTTACGGCTTTGCTCCGGCTTGTGCTGCAGGCACACAAGAACTTCCACTATGAGAAGGAGTTGCAGGAGATCGTCGGTTTGATCGAGCAGTTCCAGCGCCAGTATGAGATGTTTGGTGAAAGTCTGAGCAAGGTAGGCCGTAGCTTGGATACAGCCCAGAAGGCCTTTCACGATACTGAGGGTCTGCGCCAGCGTCAGCTGACACGGGTGGTAGATAAGATTACAGAACAGACTTCGGATGCTAAACTATTGCCAGAGAAAGGGAGTGATGAGTAA
- the chaB gene encoding putative cation transport regulator ChaB, whose product MTYQQRDELPEGVRNVLPEHAQDIYKEAYNSAWEQYEDPADRKQGGSREEAAHRVAWNAVKQKYAKGDDDKWHPKD is encoded by the coding sequence ATGACCTATCAACAACGCGATGAACTACCGGAAGGCGTACGTAACGTTTTGCCAGAGCACGCCCAGGACATCTACAAGGAAGCCTACAACAGTGCCTGGGAGCAGTACGAAGACCCTGCGGATCGTAAACAAGGTGGCAGCCGTGAGGAAGCCGCCCACCGGGTAGCCTGGAATGCCGTTAAACAAAAGTACGCTAAAGGCGACGACGATAAGTGGCATCCCAAGGATTAG
- a CDS encoding class I SAM-dependent methyltransferase: MKDYISINQAAYDATAPEFQAKKRLRSENTAALVRELSDYLDLEYPATDIRVLELGPGSGYAAKLLCDRGYQVTTIEFSEPMARLAQITAPAAELIVDEFMSHDFKGQKFNAIFAVAFIHLFTRDDAETIVRKMYQLLSSGGIALVSTTQHEVSCEGYAEKTNFHAKSVRFRRFYSQEDFIELLSVAPFQPLKLLQSTDTEVEGRQWMGYLLKRE, translated from the coding sequence ATGAAAGACTACATCAGTATTAATCAAGCGGCTTACGATGCCACCGCCCCAGAGTTTCAAGCTAAAAAACGGCTAAGGAGTGAGAATACAGCTGCGTTAGTGAGGGAGCTTAGTGACTACTTAGACCTAGAATACCCAGCCACCGATATTAGGGTACTGGAATTAGGGCCGGGTTCAGGCTACGCGGCTAAACTACTGTGTGATAGGGGGTACCAGGTGACTACTATTGAGTTCTCGGAGCCAATGGCAAGATTAGCTCAGATTACGGCTCCTGCCGCTGAACTAATAGTAGATGAGTTTATGAGCCACGACTTTAAGGGGCAGAAGTTTAACGCTATCTTTGCTGTTGCATTTATTCATCTGTTTACTCGAGATGATGCAGAGACTATAGTTCGGAAAATGTACCAACTGTTGTCTTCCGGTGGCATTGCTTTGGTGTCGACCACTCAGCATGAGGTATCATGTGAAGGTTATGCGGAAAAGACGAATTTTCATGCTAAATCAGTTAGGTTTCGTCGCTTTTATAGCCAGGAAGATTTTATTGAACTACTTTCGGTTGCACCGTTTCAGCCGTTGAAATTATTACAGAGTACCGATACGGAAGTAGAGGGCAGACAGTGGATGGGCTACTTGCTCAAACGTGAGTAA
- the argS gene encoding arginine--tRNA ligase, with amino-acid sequence MSIRESLQTTIRQRVKECYDLDITGVDIALPPAEQGDYATNIAFQLAKELGRSPLAIAEELALELVDQNITQAEAAAPGFINLRLSEPYWRDYFVAIDDNFARSNRGSGEKVQVEYISANPTGPLTLGNARGGFIGDVLSNVLTSQGYEVTREYYFNDAGTQIGKLLESYTAHVTDKVDDDTPYRGEYMQEVAQHPKLRHQIAGLVESTPVEEGILLTNHIFDTYIKPALAAANITFDRFTNERVISTEFDGIRQQLDSQGLLEEREGALWLKSTVFGDERDRVLIKSSGDLTYLANDIAYHHDVFVNREFDRAIKVWGADHAGQVPSLKLTVNQLFTGKEIEFLIVQWVRLIKDGREFKISKRAGTYVTVDELVERVGTDVARWFMLMRSNDTHMDFDLDLAAEQSQKNPFWYVMYAYVRLQAINNKAAEQQLKPGSALGELSAGEQAIVRQVAELPELLGTIARTYEVHKLTFFGQELARLFHDWYEQEKIIDLPPAKAAEKLYFLAQLEQVFETYFALMGVSPRKTM; translated from the coding sequence ATGAGCATAAGAGAGAGCCTACAAACAACTATCCGGCAGCGGGTCAAAGAGTGCTATGATCTTGATATAACAGGGGTAGATATAGCGTTGCCACCTGCCGAGCAGGGAGATTATGCTACTAATATCGCTTTTCAGCTGGCTAAAGAACTGGGTCGCTCGCCGCTAGCGATTGCGGAAGAGTTAGCACTCGAGCTAGTCGACCAGAATATCACCCAAGCCGAAGCAGCGGCACCAGGCTTCATCAATCTCCGCCTGTCTGAGCCTTACTGGCGGGATTATTTTGTGGCTATCGATGATAACTTTGCCCGTAGTAACAGGGGTAGCGGGGAGAAAGTTCAAGTCGAATACATTTCTGCTAACCCGACCGGTCCCTTGACCCTAGGGAATGCGCGCGGCGGCTTTATCGGTGATGTATTGAGCAATGTCCTTACTTCTCAGGGGTATGAGGTGACACGGGAGTACTACTTTAATGATGCCGGCACCCAGATCGGCAAGCTGCTGGAGAGTTATACTGCTCATGTCACAGACAAGGTGGACGACGACACCCCTTATAGGGGAGAGTATATGCAGGAAGTGGCCCAGCACCCTAAGCTGCGCCACCAGATCGCTGGTTTAGTTGAGTCTACCCCAGTAGAAGAAGGGATTTTGCTCACCAACCATATCTTTGACACCTACATTAAACCGGCCCTAGCCGCCGCTAATATCACTTTCGATCGTTTTACTAACGAACGAGTTATTAGCACGGAGTTCGATGGCATCCGACAACAGCTGGACTCCCAAGGCTTATTAGAGGAGCGCGAGGGTGCTTTATGGCTTAAGAGTACTGTTTTTGGCGATGAACGTGATCGAGTGTTGATTAAATCTAGCGGTGACCTAACCTATTTGGCTAACGATATCGCCTACCATCACGATGTTTTCGTTAACCGTGAGTTTGATCGCGCGATAAAGGTATGGGGGGCGGATCACGCTGGTCAGGTCCCATCACTGAAGTTGACAGTTAATCAGCTATTTACAGGGAAAGAGATCGAGTTTCTCATTGTTCAGTGGGTGCGGCTAATTAAAGACGGACGGGAGTTTAAGATCAGTAAACGAGCCGGGACTTATGTAACGGTAGATGAGTTGGTAGAGCGGGTCGGAACAGATGTGGCCCGCTGGTTTATGTTGATGCGCAGTAACGACACGCATATGGATTTCGACCTTGATTTGGCGGCTGAACAGAGTCAGAAGAACCCGTTTTGGTACGTAATGTATGCATATGTACGCCTGCAGGCGATTAATAATAAGGCGGCTGAGCAGCAGTTGAAGCCAGGTTCAGCACTGGGTGAGCTTAGTGCTGGTGAGCAGGCTATTGTGCGCCAAGTAGCGGAACTGCCGGAGCTTCTAGGGACTATCGCTCGCACCTACGAAGTGCATAAGTTAACTTTCTTCGGACAGGAATTGGCCCGGTTATTTCACGACTGGTATGAGCAGGAGAAGATCATCGATTTGCCGCCCGCAAAAGCGGCAGAAAAGCTCTACTTCCTGGCTCAATTGGAGCAGGTTTTCGAGACTTACTTCGCCCTTATGGGTGTGTCGCCTCGTAAAACGATGTAG
- the smpB gene encoding SsrA-binding protein SmpB produces the protein MKIIAKNKRARFDYDITDTLTAGLILRGTEVKSVKDGSISLKGSYIRFINDVPHLTGAHISPYAPAATQHEPERDRPLLLHKAEIARLRAAQNDGQHILPLAVGLVRNLVKLEIGLGTSRKKHDKREVLKRRDARRQIDRALKR, from the coding sequence ATGAAGATAATCGCGAAGAACAAACGAGCTAGATTTGACTACGATATCACCGACACCTTAACTGCCGGTCTAATTCTGCGTGGTACAGAGGTCAAAAGCGTCAAAGACGGGTCGATCAGCCTCAAGGGCAGCTATATTCGTTTCATTAATGACGTGCCCCACCTCACCGGAGCCCATATATCCCCTTACGCCCCGGCGGCCACACAGCACGAGCCGGAACGCGACCGTCCATTGCTACTACATAAGGCCGAGATTGCTCGCCTGCGGGCTGCGCAAAACGACGGCCAACATATATTGCCGCTGGCCGTCGGCTTAGTACGAAACTTAGTTAAGCTAGAAATCGGACTAGGTACTTCGCGCAAAAAACACGACAAACGCGAAGTACTTAAGCGCCGCGATGCTCGACGCCAAATCGACCGCGCCTTAAAACGATAA
- a CDS encoding GspE/PulE family protein, protein MNKADEAVRNKEEQAAKSRADLLRVSYTDSRQLDESSFYPDLLSLDEIDRYKVVPVSVDAQQLQVGFSLQTPQTSLEELPKLFPEHRVFFTYLSQSGFDALRQRHYEHAHRDDPKPPSPHELADQLADQILETHQQLKDSTEIDLFGDTLDSTQQSELFNFIAQQAYLLDSSDVHIEPEPSGARIRFRIDGRLHVVGRLTEERYKVLLNEIQMQAHIRWNADYPQTGSTKATLIGKDKQNVEVNMRVETVPTLHGSDVVVRIFNLQEEYLSLDNLGLSERQREVVDTIVSRPHGLVLTVGPTGSGKSSTLYSILHQLNSTEVKIITLEDPVEYQISGITQIPVVTDDKELDTDDAFMTNLRAVMREDPDIIMIGEIRDKETARTALQASLTGHLVLSTFHATNGAAALSRLLDLIDYNPLLASAIRLIMPQRLLRRLCEHCKVAYTPDPSVIATITKAMQGLPDLPAEIMLYKPVGCDQCHNIGYQGRLSILEQFEMSPAINEEISSNRDLSVERLQELAISEGMITMLQDGITKALGGETSIEEVLRVVDL, encoded by the coding sequence ATGAATAAGGCGGATGAGGCGGTACGAAATAAGGAAGAGCAAGCGGCCAAAAGCCGGGCCGACTTGCTCCGTGTCAGCTACACCGATTCCCGCCAATTAGACGAGTCGAGCTTCTACCCCGACCTATTGAGCCTAGATGAAATCGATCGTTATAAAGTTGTGCCGGTTAGTGTGGACGCCCAGCAGCTCCAGGTCGGCTTTAGCCTGCAGACACCGCAAACCAGCTTGGAGGAGCTGCCAAAACTCTTTCCCGAGCACCGCGTCTTCTTTACCTATCTGTCCCAGTCCGGTTTCGACGCCTTGCGCCAACGTCACTACGAGCATGCCCACCGTGACGATCCGAAACCGCCCAGTCCGCATGAACTAGCCGACCAGTTAGCCGACCAAATCCTCGAGACTCACCAACAGTTGAAAGATAGCACCGAGATCGATCTCTTCGGGGATACACTCGATAGCACCCAGCAGTCGGAACTGTTTAACTTCATCGCCCAGCAAGCCTACCTTCTCGACTCCTCCGATGTGCATATCGAGCCAGAACCGAGCGGCGCCCGCATCCGCTTTCGGATCGACGGTCGGCTACACGTAGTCGGTCGACTCACAGAAGAGCGCTATAAAGTACTACTAAACGAGATCCAGATGCAGGCGCACATCCGCTGGAACGCCGACTACCCGCAGACCGGTAGCACCAAAGCTACCCTGATCGGTAAAGACAAACAGAACGTCGAGGTTAACATGCGGGTAGAGACGGTGCCGACGCTGCACGGAAGTGACGTAGTGGTACGGATCTTCAATCTTCAAGAAGAGTACCTCAGCCTCGATAACTTGGGATTAAGCGAACGCCAGCGGGAAGTGGTCGATACTATCGTCTCTCGCCCGCACGGCTTGGTGCTAACTGTCGGCCCGACCGGCTCCGGCAAAAGCTCGACTCTCTACTCTATCCTGCACCAGCTCAACTCAACCGAGGTTAAGATCATCACCCTGGAAGATCCGGTCGAGTATCAAATATCTGGCATTACCCAGATTCCGGTCGTCACTGATGACAAGGAGCTGGATACCGATGATGCCTTCATGACCAACCTACGTGCCGTCATGCGAGAAGACCCCGATATCATCATGATCGGTGAGATTCGTGACAAAGAAACAGCCCGTACCGCCCTCCAAGCCTCTCTGACCGGCCATCTCGTCCTCTCTACCTTCCACGCTACCAACGGAGCCGCCGCTCTTAGCCGCCTGTTGGACCTTATCGACTATAACCCTCTCCTAGCCTCTGCTATCCGCCTCATCATGCCTCAGCGGCTCCTACGCCGTCTCTGCGAACACTGTAAGGTTGCCTACACACCCGATCCTAGTGTGATAGCGACGATTACGAAGGCCATGCAGGGCCTGCCCGACCTGCCAGCCGAGATTATGCTCTACAAGCCAGTCGGCTGCGATCAGTGCCACAACATCGGCTATCAGGGCCGACTCAGTATCCTAGAACAGTTCGAAATGAGTCCGGCTATTAACGAAGAGATCTCCAGTAACCGCGACCTCTCGGTCGAGCGCCTGCAGGAGCTGGCCATCAGCGAAGGGATGATAACTATGCTGCAGGACGGGATTACTAAAGCGCTGGGCGGGGAGACCTCAATTGAGGAAGTACTGCGCGTCGTCGACCTATAG
- a CDS encoding trehalase family glycosidase, producing the protein MARELTTKIKTRTGDDLLLRLPPRLNQASVERAMGYIEAKWGQLETACPTDTETLIGVPHPYFTPGSKPRNGFIHKEMYYWDTYFIALSLLGTSREHQAYEQADNLLHLLKRFGMVPTGNRLYLTSRSQPPLLSSLLLDLYDHDGSKEWLAPRIELAKLEYRNVWRGREQPHWRDVFHGLSRNYEINVLNDLAECESGWDYTTRFHGRALDYTPIDLNALLFKCESDFARAALILGKPQEAEQWQELAQERRKTVDKYLWNPKAGFYFDHNYQTGRHSNVWSLAAYYALWSGMASAEQAAHLAAHIEKFEEYGGLATTLEYPHVAEHQPAQWSHPNGWAPLHLLTIRGLARYGYEELAARIAHRWLHNNLQGFINSGEFFEKYNVVDIAVPPKDGVYPNQVGFGWTNAVFAQLVRDYRTTLL; encoded by the coding sequence GTGGCCCGAGAGCTTACTACTAAGATTAAAACTAGAACTGGTGATGACCTGTTGTTGCGTCTGCCGCCCCGCCTGAATCAAGCTAGCGTCGAGCGGGCTATGGGCTATATCGAGGCGAAGTGGGGGCAGTTAGAGACAGCCTGTCCGACCGATACTGAGACACTAATCGGCGTTCCACATCCTTATTTCACCCCGGGTAGTAAGCCGAGAAATGGCTTTATCCATAAGGAGATGTACTACTGGGATACCTACTTTATCGCCCTCAGCCTGCTCGGTACTAGTCGGGAGCATCAGGCCTACGAACAGGCCGACAATCTACTACACCTCCTAAAGCGCTTCGGCATGGTGCCGACCGGCAATCGGCTATATCTCACCTCACGTTCGCAGCCACCTCTGCTAAGCTCGCTTCTACTCGACCTCTACGATCACGACGGTAGTAAGGAGTGGCTGGCACCGCGCATCGAGCTGGCCAAGCTGGAGTATCGTAACGTCTGGCGCGGCCGAGAACAGCCGCACTGGCGTGATGTTTTCCATGGCCTAAGCCGAAATTACGAGATAAATGTGCTCAATGATCTGGCTGAGTGTGAGAGTGGCTGGGACTACACCACTCGCTTTCACGGGCGAGCGCTGGACTACACCCCGATCGACCTCAATGCGCTGTTGTTTAAGTGCGAGAGTGATTTTGCCCGGGCGGCCTTAATCCTGGGCAAACCGCAAGAGGCCGAGCAGTGGCAGGAACTGGCTCAGGAGCGGCGCAAGACGGTCGATAAGTATCTCTGGAATCCTAAGGCTGGCTTTTACTTCGATCATAACTACCAGACCGGTCGTCACTCGAACGTTTGGTCGCTAGCGGCTTATTATGCCCTCTGGTCTGGCATGGCTAGTGCCGAGCAAGCGGCGCACTTAGCGGCGCACATCGAGAAGTTCGAAGAGTACGGTGGATTAGCTACAACCTTAGAATATCCTCACGTGGCCGAACACCAGCCGGCGCAGTGGTCTCATCCTAACGGTTGGGCGCCATTACATCTGTTAACTATCCGAGGACTAGCCAGATATGGCTATGAGGAATTGGCCGCTAGAATCGCTCACCGTTGGCTGCACAACAATCTGCAGGGCTTTATCAATTCGGGTGAGTTTTTCGAGAAATATAACGTAGTAGATATCGCCGTCCCGCCTAAAGATGGCGTCTATCCTAACCAAGTCGGCTTTGGCTGGACTAACGCCGTCTTCGCCCAGCTAGTGCGGGACTATCGCACCACGCTCCTATAG
- a CDS encoding DUF4931 domain-containing protein → MVDKNTHNRSQSDEPSQVRKHYYLNQYVVIAPRRNKRPRPKSEEVLSQKTELQPQIESNPSLYEVPNEEGGWRIKVVANDYPALSPGSTRAKGAQEVVLETPAINTPFHQLSIEQIQAVLETYQHRTHLLRQRYGYVSIFKNHGPQAGATLAHTHSQIIASEFIPPEVRREREVLTEYQLKHDTSALCDVIRWELEQDQRAVAHTRFTTTITPYASQYPLEIWIIPNRQSHSIVNLSTEELRSLADHLKGVATALGGNGVDYNYHLQEGIADEYNHFFIKVIPRLSILGGYELNTGTHINTISPEYACKWYQKHIKTPDVG, encoded by the coding sequence ATGGTGGATAAAAATACTCATAACCGGTCGCAAAGCGATGAACCGTCTCAGGTTCGTAAGCACTACTACCTTAATCAATACGTAGTCATCGCCCCTCGTCGTAACAAACGCCCACGGCCTAAATCGGAAGAAGTGCTGAGCCAGAAAACCGAGCTGCAGCCACAGATTGAGTCTAACCCCAGCCTGTACGAAGTGCCGAACGAGGAGGGAGGCTGGCGCATCAAGGTAGTAGCTAACGACTACCCGGCCCTCTCTCCCGGTAGTACCCGCGCTAAAGGGGCTCAAGAAGTAGTACTCGAGACGCCAGCCATCAACACTCCCTTCCATCAGTTATCGATTGAACAGATCCAGGCGGTGCTAGAAACCTATCAACATCGCACTCACTTACTGCGCCAACGTTACGGCTACGTCAGTATCTTTAAAAACCACGGACCGCAGGCCGGTGCTACCCTAGCCCATACTCACTCCCAGATCATCGCCAGTGAATTTATCCCACCCGAAGTCCGTCGCGAGCGTGAAGTATTAACCGAGTATCAGCTCAAGCACGATACCTCCGCCCTCTGCGACGTCATTCGTTGGGAGCTAGAACAGGACCAACGAGCCGTAGCTCATACCCGTTTCACCACTACCATCACTCCCTACGCTAGCCAATACCCGCTAGAGATTTGGATCATTCCTAACCGCCAGTCCCACTCTATCGTTAATCTCAGTACTGAAGAGCTGCGCTCCCTAGCCGACCACCTCAAAGGTGTCGCTACTGCCCTGGGTGGTAACGGGGTGGATTATAACTATCACCTCCAGGAAGGCATCGCCGACGAATACAATCACTTCTTTATCAAGGTCATCCCCCGCCTCTCGATCCTGGGTGGTTACGAGCTCAACACCGGCACGCACATTAACACTATCAGTCCCGAGTATGCCTGCAAGTGGTATCAGAAACACATTAAAACCCCCGATGTTGGCTAA
- a CDS encoding YifB family Mg chelatase-like AAA ATPase, translated as MPASGIRNTLKPPMLAKVYTAANDGFAGQIVETECDMSKGLPGITVVGLPNKAIDEAKERVRSAIKNSRLELPRKRITLNLAPADLPKDGTAYDIPLAVAILAASEQIDTGALAKSVFVGELALNGTLRPVPGILNYVQTAAQAGFKRIFIPAACQDEARLISGIKIYPVKNLRALYRHLVGERSLTVAPTLRRLPRNTQAEFDLADVHGQQQAKRALEIAAAGAHNILLSGPPGSGKTMLARCLTSILPPPTREEIVAITKLHSLGSAHDYRIVTTRPFRAPHHTTSDIAIIGGGTNPTPGEISLAHHGILFLDELPEFRRHVLEVLRQPLEDGTVTVARAKRSVTYPAEFMLVATQNPCPCGFLGDERRECSCDQAAISRYQKKVSGPLLDRIDMHVTVGRVEHTKLLAPPAGEPSRTIAGRVKRARERAHRRSHYPNAKLNNQAVRRYCRTDATTAELLAQAMQRLDLSARGYIRTLKVARTIADLDDSEEIKVTHVSEALQYRQPAHTSTE; from the coding sequence ATGCCTGCAAGTGGTATCAGAAACACATTAAAACCCCCGATGTTGGCTAAGGTCTATACCGCTGCAAACGATGGATTCGCCGGCCAGATAGTAGAAACTGAATGTGACATGAGCAAGGGCCTGCCCGGCATCACAGTAGTGGGCCTACCGAACAAAGCCATAGATGAGGCGAAAGAACGCGTCCGTAGCGCCATCAAGAACAGCCGACTAGAGCTGCCGCGCAAACGCATCACCCTGAACCTCGCCCCGGCCGACCTCCCTAAAGACGGTACGGCTTACGATATACCTCTAGCCGTAGCTATCTTAGCCGCTAGTGAGCAGATCGACACGGGGGCTCTAGCTAAAAGTGTATTCGTTGGCGAGCTAGCTCTCAACGGCACCCTCCGACCGGTTCCCGGCATCCTTAACTACGTCCAAACCGCTGCTCAAGCCGGCTTTAAACGGATCTTCATTCCGGCCGCCTGTCAGGATGAGGCCCGACTGATCAGCGGCATTAAAATATATCCGGTTAAGAATCTACGGGCTCTCTACCGCCACCTAGTCGGTGAGCGCAGCTTAACGGTCGCACCAACGCTCCGGCGCCTACCGCGAAACACTCAGGCTGAGTTCGATCTCGCCGATGTACATGGCCAGCAACAGGCCAAGCGAGCCCTCGAAATCGCTGCCGCCGGAGCACATAACATCTTACTCAGCGGACCTCCCGGTAGTGGCAAGACCATGCTCGCCCGCTGCCTGACCTCGATTCTGCCCCCACCCACTCGGGAGGAGATTGTCGCCATCACTAAGCTCCACTCCCTCGGTAGTGCCCACGATTACCGTATCGTCACTACCCGTCCCTTCCGTGCGCCCCACCACACCACTAGTGATATCGCTATCATCGGGGGTGGAACTAACCCTACTCCGGGTGAGATATCGCTAGCCCACCACGGCATCTTATTCTTAGACGAGTTACCGGAGTTTCGCCGCCATGTACTTGAGGTATTACGCCAGCCCCTAGAGGACGGCACCGTCACCGTGGCCCGAGCTAAGCGCAGTGTCACCTACCCGGCCGAGTTCATGCTAGTCGCCACTCAGAATCCCTGTCCTTGTGGCTTTCTCGGTGATGAACGACGCGAATGTAGCTGTGACCAGGCGGCTATCAGCCGCTACCAGAAGAAAGTATCCGGACCGCTACTAGATAGAATCGATATGCACGTCACAGTAGGCAGGGTCGAACACACCAAGCTGCTAGCTCCCCCAGCCGGTGAGCCAAGTCGCACAATCGCCGGCCGAGTGAAACGGGCTCGCGAGCGAGCGCACCGTCGCTCTCACTATCCGAACGCTAAGCTGAATAATCAAGCAGTCCGGCGCTACTGCCGGACCGATGCGACTACAGCCGAACTACTAGCCCAGGCCATGCAGCGACTGGATCTCTCTGCCCGCGGCTATATACGCACCTTAAAAGTAGCCCGCACCATCGCCGACTTGGATGATTCTGAAGAGATAAAAGTCACCCACGTCAGTGAGGCACTGCAGTATCGACAGCCGGCTCACACCTCAACCGAGTAG